CGGGCCTTCCCGAAAGTGACCTTGTGACAGTGTACCGAACTTTAGAGGCTTTCGAGGGCATTGGCATTATCCAGAGAATACCTCTAGAAGAAAGCGGTTGCCTCTTTGAACTGGCTGACCCCGACGACCATCACCATCATTTTGTCTGCAGGGAATGCCATAAAACGGAACGTCTGGATCTCTCTTTGGCCAAGGAGTTGGAAGAACGTGCGCAGAAGTTAGGATTTAGTGAGGTTACCCACCTGATGGAAGTTTACGGGCTCTGCGAAGAGTGCCGCCCGGTGCCTGCGTCCAGTGATTGACTCCCCCATGACTAGACGGTACGACTTGAGACAAGCTCGAGTAACCTGGGCGATCAGGTGACCATCACCTCCGCATACGATTTTCAAGAACGTCAGACCAGGTAGGTGCGGTAGGGACGGGATCGAAGCCATGTCCTCCCCAAGGATGGCAGCGCAAAATCCGTTTTGTCGATAGCCATAGACCTCGAATAACTCCATGCTGGCGAACAGCCTCCATGGCGTAGGCTGAGCAACTCGGGTAGAAACGGCAGCCGCACCCAGGCCCTCCTAGGGTATGGATGATTGGGGAAAGCAAAAGTTGGTATAATCGGATAAATCCTACTAAGATTCGCTGCGGTAGGCTCATTCGCATTGCTAAACCAGAAAAGCCTTGAGTTTGCAGCCCTTCACTTTGTTTCACCGCCGTA
The DNA window shown above is from Verrucomicrobiota bacterium and carries:
- a CDS encoding Fur family transcriptional regulator, which codes for MSRDKGFLQCILQSIEQSSLRMTRKRERLLGVLLAMDRPVSAAALRDRAGLPESDLVTVYRTLEAFEGIGIIQRIPLEESGCLFELADPDDHHHHFVCRECHKTERLDLSLAKELEERAQKLGFSEVTHLMEVYGLCEECRPVPASSD
- the yidD gene encoding membrane protein insertion efficiency factor YidD, which gives rise to MLCEWSGKMAENPRKENGKTGDIQVSVNPDLKKHTAVKQSEGLQTQGFSGLAMRMSLPQRILVGFIRLYQLLLSPIIHTLGGPGCGCRFYPSCSAYAMEAVRQHGVIRGLWLSTKRILRCHPWGGHGFDPVPTAPTWSDVLENRMRR